A window of Nocardia fluminea contains these coding sequences:
- a CDS encoding TetR/AcrR family transcriptional regulator produces the protein MGSRKSPDTSEHDVASSPLPEALAIRQPRQKRSREAWQRVLEAGITLLESAGYGGFTIAALSETSGINPRAIYERASSKDALFLAVYEHKMAQMATDRDHLFREAQEPDLPPTQVISRAVAAVLLLFERNAEFLRPVIAIAPEHHVVFERGKRHTALLGDMFVAALGRTGLLSGDSTPGWQAFRAVYAIAVLRTMQGAEFISPAPTLDAEIAYSTTMVEQYLRAGRTGE, from the coding sequence ATGGGCTCCCGCAAATCTCCTGATACGTCTGAACACGACGTGGCATCCTCGCCATTGCCCGAGGCACTCGCGATCAGGCAACCGCGACAGAAGCGCAGCCGCGAAGCATGGCAGCGGGTGCTCGAGGCCGGTATCACGCTGCTGGAGTCTGCGGGCTACGGTGGCTTCACGATCGCCGCGCTCAGTGAAACGTCCGGGATCAACCCGCGGGCCATCTATGAACGCGCATCGAGCAAAGATGCCTTGTTCCTGGCTGTTTACGAGCACAAGATGGCGCAGATGGCGACCGATCGGGACCACTTGTTCAGGGAGGCTCAGGAGCCAGATCTACCGCCGACGCAGGTGATCAGCCGGGCGGTCGCCGCCGTGCTACTGCTTTTCGAGCGCAACGCCGAGTTCCTCCGCCCTGTCATCGCGATCGCGCCCGAGCATCACGTGGTTTTCGAACGGGGCAAACGGCATACCGCCCTGCTCGGGGATATGTTCGTCGCCGCGCTCGGGCGAACCGGACTGCTGAGCGGTGACTCGACACCGGGGTGGCAAGCCTTTCGCGCCGTTTACGCGATAGCCGTGCTACGCACGATGCAGGGTGCTGAGTTCATCAGCCCGGCACCGACACTCGACGCGGAGATCGCGTACTCGACGACAATGGTCGAACAGTATCTCCGAGCGGGGCGGACCGGCGAATGA
- a CDS encoding oxygenase MpaB family protein: MTTVPTRHPDRPHRVPPLVGGFAAMLGVHSPDSEQWQRLGEGLLVGDDAMDRLVDWMVATGSKQMRPLFDRALTDGIAAVPEAPDALREFFAAVETVPAWVDHGKLVRGAKVLRTSGSDGMYVARDVAMLGGYQFSGFNKTLLRTGALEKGSNQRWAETMQWAMDVLSEDGLSPLGLGYQSTIRVRLIHAFVRRHVAAMPDWRTEDWGLPINQTDMAATLVGAFIAPAIGGMGLGLLLTPAETDAVAHLVRYVGWLLGVEEQWLPHSFRDGVRVLVHTLSALADPDESTRQLAVPMSRDPLSWNYDRLPTIRRRLAYAQHLSVTGTFLGRDTMRALGLPTAIVPWYPAIRIPVNVARSATRLLPGGLDRAATRGAREQDRFMATLVSAGPTVGAAAARLTHAA; the protein is encoded by the coding sequence ATGACCACCGTTCCCACCCGTCACCCAGATCGTCCCCACCGCGTCCCGCCACTCGTCGGCGGCTTCGCGGCGATGCTGGGGGTGCACAGCCCCGACTCGGAGCAATGGCAGCGTCTGGGCGAGGGCCTGCTCGTCGGTGACGACGCGATGGATCGGCTGGTGGACTGGATGGTCGCCACGGGCTCGAAGCAGATGCGTCCGCTCTTCGATCGAGCACTCACCGACGGCATCGCCGCTGTGCCGGAGGCGCCGGATGCGTTGCGCGAGTTCTTCGCCGCGGTCGAGACCGTTCCGGCATGGGTCGATCACGGCAAACTCGTGCGCGGGGCCAAGGTCCTGCGCACCAGCGGTTCCGACGGTATGTACGTCGCACGCGACGTCGCCATGCTCGGCGGCTATCAGTTCTCCGGCTTCAACAAGACCCTCTTGCGTACGGGAGCACTGGAGAAGGGCTCCAATCAGCGGTGGGCCGAGACGATGCAGTGGGCGATGGACGTCCTGTCCGAGGACGGATTGTCCCCGCTGGGTCTCGGCTACCAGTCCACGATCCGGGTGCGACTCATCCACGCTTTCGTCCGCAGACACGTAGCCGCCATGCCGGATTGGCGGACCGAGGACTGGGGCCTGCCCATCAACCAGACGGATATGGCGGCGACGCTGGTCGGCGCCTTCATCGCACCGGCGATCGGCGGGATGGGCCTGGGTCTGTTGCTCACCCCCGCCGAAACCGACGCTGTCGCGCACCTGGTCCGCTACGTCGGCTGGCTGCTCGGTGTCGAGGAACAGTGGCTGCCGCACTCCTTCCGCGACGGGGTGCGTGTGCTGGTACACACGCTCTCGGCCTTGGCCGACCCCGACGAGTCGACCCGCCAACTCGCGGTGCCGATGTCACGAGACCCGTTGTCGTGGAATTACGACCGGCTGCCCACGATCCGGCGCCGCTTGGCCTACGCCCAGCATCTGTCGGTGACGGGGACCTTCCTCGGCCGCGACACGATGCGTGCGCTCGGGCTGCCGACGGCGATCGTTCCGTGGTACCCGGCGATCCGCATCCCCGTCAACGTCGCGCGCTCGGCCACCCGGCTGTTACCCGGCGGGCTCGACCGTGCCGCGACTCGTGGTGCGCGAGAACAGGATCGGTTCATGGCGACCCTGGTCAGCGCCGGACCGACCGTCGGTGCGGCGGCCGCGCGACTCACCCACGCGGCCTAG
- a CDS encoding lipase family protein, with the protein MPGSVRLVAATVATACVAAIGAAVGGIGVPRADAAPVSAFYMPPAQISSTPGTIVKTEPMSILATLPTAAGWPVEATRVMYTTQYQDGSPAAVTGTYIEPQGPWQGAGERPTVVIGPGTAGQGDQCAMSIAFSTGLTLTADPSLSLSANQELPSSAAWSALGARVLVTDYIGLGTPGIHTFANRIEGGHAILDGARAANALGGVGPETPLVLWGYSQGGGATAGAAELRDSYAPELNLKGTWAGGPTADLAAILARIDGALIGGAIGFAINGLLARYPELNAAVDRVTSPAGRAMLETLSNECVGDIITKQPFLRTSSLTNDGRPLIEHLRDIPEAAPALAELRIGSVAPSAPVLITSGINDDTVPYGQARQLAEDWCAKGATVTFRTNNLPPILSGATIPNHFGPELLDGFGPDNAITYLLDRLADKPIESCTFT; encoded by the coding sequence CTGCCCGGTTCGGTTCGGTTGGTGGCCGCGACGGTGGCCACGGCATGTGTCGCCGCCATCGGCGCAGCAGTGGGAGGCATCGGCGTACCTCGGGCGGACGCGGCTCCGGTGAGCGCGTTCTACATGCCGCCCGCGCAGATTTCGAGCACGCCCGGCACGATCGTGAAGACCGAACCGATGAGCATCCTCGCGACGCTACCCACCGCCGCGGGCTGGCCAGTCGAGGCCACGCGTGTCATGTACACGACGCAGTATCAGGACGGCTCTCCCGCCGCGGTCACCGGAACCTACATCGAGCCACAGGGACCATGGCAGGGCGCGGGGGAGCGCCCGACCGTCGTGATCGGGCCCGGTACTGCGGGCCAAGGCGACCAGTGCGCCATGTCGATCGCCTTCTCTACCGGCCTCACCCTGACCGCCGATCCGTCACTGTCGCTGTCGGCCAACCAGGAACTGCCGTCCTCGGCGGCCTGGAGTGCGCTGGGAGCTCGTGTCCTGGTCACCGACTACATCGGTCTCGGCACTCCCGGCATCCATACCTTCGCCAATCGGATCGAAGGTGGGCACGCCATCCTCGACGGTGCTCGCGCCGCCAACGCCCTCGGCGGAGTCGGACCGGAAACACCGCTCGTGCTCTGGGGTTATTCCCAGGGCGGTGGCGCCACCGCGGGCGCCGCGGAGCTGCGCGACAGCTACGCACCTGAACTCAATCTCAAGGGCACCTGGGCCGGTGGACCCACCGCCGATCTCGCCGCGATCCTCGCGCGCATCGACGGCGCCCTCATCGGCGGCGCCATCGGATTCGCCATCAACGGACTCCTGGCCCGCTACCCCGAACTGAACGCGGCTGTCGACCGGGTGACCAGCCCGGCCGGACGAGCCATGCTCGAAACCCTGAGCAACGAGTGCGTCGGCGACATCATCACCAAACAGCCGTTCCTCAGGACCAGCTCGCTCACCAACGACGGCCGCCCCCTGATCGAGCACCTGCGCGACATCCCCGAGGCCGCTCCGGCCCTCGCCGAACTCCGCATCGGCAGCGTCGCACCTTCGGCACCGGTGCTGATCACCAGCGGCATCAACGACGACACCGTCCCCTACGGCCAGGCTCGCCAACTCGCCGAAGATTGGTGCGCCAAGGGTGCCACCGTCACTTTCCGCACCAACAACCTGCCCCCGATCCTTTCTGGCGCGACCATCCCCAACCACTTCGGACCCGAATTGCTCGACGGATTCGGACCGGACAACGCGATCACCTACCTGCTCGATCGCCTCGCCGACAAGCCGATCGAGAGCTGCACGTTCACCTGA
- a CDS encoding FAD-dependent oxidoreductase: MKREAEMTRRSTKNGRVAVIGGGPAGMATALSVRQTGHEVTVFERYPHARVAGNILNLWPGPIKALGLMGVDTEGLGAGCFTEFRSHRGKRRARIQLPADIVRDYHGGYIGLLRRELYQRMLATLPEGVIQFDRGVTSFEQDRSGVRLHMSDGAIEEADVLIGADGIDSMIRRTLWGDSPKREHNLHVLAGFVLGKKIDGVEYDENILNHSRTVQGTWSGMLHRGEYGYQWWVLEAHDAGVEFTEDIGARARKLADEFGAPLTTLIDATDPSNMQRWPIRDRKPIDTWSSGRVTLAGDAAHPTSPYAAYGAGMATEDGYFLGRALAAVDLTDHDAVTAALARYEEPRKPHTARQSNQAYYIGQLFHHTPRPLRGLRDAILDHTPLLQKVVGESSPGEIIEQIALIDEAEQRFAALRP; encoded by the coding sequence ATGAAAAGAGAGGCAGAGATGACCCGGCGATCAACGAAGAACGGCAGGGTTGCGGTAATCGGCGGGGGGCCGGCGGGAATGGCCACCGCACTGTCGGTACGCCAGACAGGCCACGAGGTCACCGTATTCGAGCGCTACCCGCATGCGCGGGTCGCGGGAAATATCCTCAATCTGTGGCCCGGGCCGATCAAAGCGCTCGGGCTGATGGGTGTCGACACCGAGGGCCTCGGCGCCGGCTGCTTCACCGAGTTCCGCAGCCACCGCGGAAAGCGGCGGGCCCGAATCCAGCTCCCCGCCGATATCGTTCGCGACTACCACGGCGGCTATATCGGGCTGCTGCGCCGGGAGCTCTACCAGCGAATGCTCGCGACTCTGCCGGAAGGTGTCATCCAATTCGACCGCGGCGTCACGAGTTTCGAACAGGATCGCAGCGGTGTGCGGCTGCACATGTCCGACGGCGCCATCGAAGAGGCGGACGTACTGATCGGCGCGGACGGAATCGATTCCATGATTCGCCGCACTCTGTGGGGTGATTCCCCCAAGCGAGAACACAATCTGCACGTCCTCGCCGGATTCGTCCTCGGGAAAAAGATCGACGGCGTCGAGTACGACGAGAACATCCTCAACCACAGCCGTACTGTCCAAGGCACCTGGAGCGGCATGCTCCACCGCGGTGAATACGGCTACCAGTGGTGGGTACTCGAGGCCCACGACGCCGGCGTGGAGTTCACCGAGGACATCGGGGCCAGAGCGCGGAAACTGGCTGACGAGTTCGGGGCACCACTGACCACGCTGATCGATGCGACAGACCCGAGTAATATGCAGCGCTGGCCGATCCGGGACCGCAAGCCTATCGACACATGGTCCTCGGGCCGGGTCACGCTGGCTGGTGACGCCGCCCATCCGACCTCCCCGTACGCCGCCTACGGCGCGGGAATGGCCACCGAGGACGGCTACTTCCTCGGCCGCGCCCTGGCTGCTGTCGACTTGACCGACCACGATGCGGTGACAGCAGCCCTGGCACGGTATGAAGAACCTCGTAAACCGCACACTGCGCGGCAGTCGAACCAGGCGTACTACATCGGGCAACTGTTCCACCACACCCCACGTCCACTGCGGGGACTCCGCGATGCCATTCTCGATCACACTCCGCTACTGCAAAAAGTGGTGGGCGAGTCCAGCCCCGGGGAGATCATCGAACAGATTGCACTGATCGACGAAGCCGAGCAACGCTTCGCCGCCCTACGCCCCTGA
- a CDS encoding TetR/AcrR family transcriptional regulator: protein MARAEVVRSYRGISAANRRDERRDKLLIAARQIWGEAGASEVTVRRVCAASGLTPRYFYEHFVTRDALVLAVAEQVNQELFTTLVDASQAEPGTLERKLLRALTTYLDTIAADPSIHRILTSDTHSVAGLEELRSRAVGIVTDLVMQYSAEFLDTPTNPQLRRQEALFVVGGINQLVATWLDDPAQPTTEVAALCTELALAVVNRVP from the coding sequence ATGGCGCGTGCAGAGGTGGTCCGGTCCTACCGGGGAATCAGCGCGGCGAATCGACGTGACGAACGCCGCGACAAACTCCTCATCGCGGCTCGCCAGATCTGGGGCGAGGCCGGCGCGAGCGAAGTCACCGTGCGCCGCGTGTGCGCCGCGTCGGGGTTGACCCCGCGCTATTTCTACGAACATTTCGTCACCCGCGACGCGCTGGTTCTCGCCGTCGCCGAACAGGTCAACCAGGAGTTGTTCACCACCCTCGTCGACGCGAGCCAGGCCGAGCCGGGCACCCTCGAACGCAAACTCCTGCGGGCACTGACGACCTACCTCGACACGATCGCCGCCGATCCCAGCATCCACCGCATCCTCACCAGCGATACCCACAGCGTCGCCGGGCTGGAGGAGTTGCGATCCCGTGCCGTCGGCATCGTCACCGACCTGGTGATGCAGTACAGCGCGGAGTTCCTCGACACCCCGACGAATCCGCAACTCCGCCGCCAGGAAGCACTTTTCGTCGTCGGGGGCATCAACCAGCTCGTGGCGACCTGGCTGGACGACCCCGCTCAGCCGACCACCGAAGTAGCGGCCCTCTGCACCGAACTCGCACTGGCCGTGGTGAACCGAGTGCCCTGA
- a CDS encoding LysR family transcriptional regulator produces the protein MKEVDLNLLPHLQALLELRNVSRAAERVHLSQSAMSAALARLRRHFDDELLVRAGREYALTAFARSLAPAVQEAVARVQDAMQMRSEFDPADTDRTFVLAASDYATTVVVRPLRKLITQHAPHVSVDIVRTAGIDPGLEAFGQVDVVVGPMGFDFGGSYRQLFRDEFVAVMDSGNPLLDRAELTLADLAAAPHAAGEFGPGVTTPPMQFLADAGVTPVVAARVSGWQILPFLVEGTDLVALVPRLLATRLATGLSVTVVEFVAELEIPVVEAMFWHPLHTTDPANTWLRESIQQVCREIRDEDTGPIHPVRIGLPKP, from the coding sequence GTGAAGGAAGTCGACCTGAACCTGCTGCCACATCTGCAGGCGTTGCTCGAATTGCGCAACGTATCCCGAGCGGCCGAACGCGTGCACCTGAGCCAATCGGCGATGAGCGCCGCACTGGCCCGGCTGCGCCGCCATTTCGACGACGAACTCCTGGTCCGCGCCGGACGGGAATACGCCTTGACCGCGTTCGCGCGCAGTCTCGCCCCGGCCGTCCAGGAGGCCGTGGCGCGGGTCCAGGACGCGATGCAGATGCGGTCGGAGTTCGATCCCGCCGACACCGACCGCACCTTCGTCCTCGCCGCCTCCGACTACGCGACCACGGTCGTAGTCCGGCCGTTGCGCAAGCTGATCACCCAGCATGCACCCCACGTATCGGTGGATATCGTCCGTACCGCCGGGATCGACCCCGGCCTCGAGGCATTCGGTCAGGTGGATGTGGTCGTCGGCCCGATGGGATTCGATTTCGGCGGCAGCTACCGCCAGTTGTTCCGCGACGAGTTCGTCGCCGTCATGGACAGCGGCAACCCATTGCTCGATCGCGCCGAGCTGACTCTCGCCGATCTCGCCGCCGCACCACACGCCGCCGGTGAATTCGGCCCCGGTGTGACGACACCGCCCATGCAGTTCCTCGCCGATGCCGGCGTCACCCCCGTCGTGGCCGCCAGGGTATCGGGCTGGCAGATCCTGCCGTTCCTCGTAGAAGGCACCGACCTCGTGGCCTTGGTCCCACGGCTGCTGGCCACCCGATTGGCGACCGGGTTGTCGGTGACCGTCGTGGAATTCGTCGCCGAGCTCGAGATACCGGTGGTGGAGGCCATGTTCTGGCATCCCCTGCACACCACCGACCCCGCCAACACGTGGCTCCGTGAGTCGATCCAGCAGGTCTGCCGCGAAATCCGCGACGAAGACACCGGACCGATTCATCCGGTCCGGATCGGGCTACCGAAGCCCTGA
- a CDS encoding amidohydrolase family protein encodes MTDQIVDVHAHALLPDVEAYVGELDPEGLAAAKDLDARRNGHESLAVSGRMIGERWQLLTDLPARLTAMDTAEVDLQLVSPSPSHYYPFLRPDDALEVAKRVNAAIGELVGRAPDRLLGLGVAPLQHPQQMVAALDDALGRGLRGVEIGSFGASASGGQANTVELSDPALNPFWAAAEKAGAVVFLHPFGCSVDERLNRFYLANTVSQPAENAIALSHLIFGGVLDRYPGLRVVAAHGGGYLPTIMGRSDHAWRVRPEAHGCRHLPSTYMRRLWFDSLTHDSDQLAELIRVAGPTRVLLGSDFPFDMGTDDPVAAVRAAGLPEEVVRAVLSGNAAALLPDIADRQDLLT; translated from the coding sequence GTGACGGACCAGATTGTCGACGTGCACGCGCACGCTCTGCTGCCCGACGTCGAAGCCTACGTCGGCGAACTCGACCCCGAGGGCCTCGCCGCCGCCAAAGATCTCGATGCCCGCCGCAACGGACACGAGTCCCTCGCCGTCTCGGGCCGCATGATCGGCGAACGCTGGCAACTGCTGACTGACCTGCCCGCCCGCCTGACCGCGATGGATACCGCCGAGGTCGACCTCCAGTTGGTATCCCCGTCGCCGTCGCACTACTACCCGTTCCTCCGACCCGACGATGCGCTCGAGGTCGCCAAGCGAGTGAATGCGGCAATCGGTGAGCTGGTCGGCCGCGCCCCCGACCGACTCCTCGGACTCGGTGTCGCCCCGCTACAGCATCCCCAACAGATGGTTGCTGCCCTCGACGACGCCCTCGGCCGCGGATTGCGTGGCGTGGAAATCGGGTCCTTCGGCGCCTCCGCCTCCGGCGGCCAGGCGAACACTGTGGAGCTGTCGGATCCGGCGCTCAACCCGTTCTGGGCGGCCGCCGAGAAGGCGGGCGCCGTCGTGTTCCTACATCCGTTCGGGTGCTCAGTCGACGAACGACTGAATCGGTTCTACCTGGCCAACACCGTGTCGCAACCCGCTGAGAATGCCATTGCACTGTCCCACTTGATCTTCGGCGGGGTTCTCGACCGCTACCCCGGCCTGCGCGTGGTCGCAGCACATGGCGGTGGGTACCTTCCAACGATCATGGGGCGCTCCGACCATGCCTGGCGGGTACGCCCCGAAGCCCATGGGTGCCGGCATCTCCCGTCGACGTATATGCGGCGGCTCTGGTTCGACTCGCTCACCCACGACAGTGATCAGCTCGCGGAGCTGATCAGAGTAGCCGGGCCCACGCGTGTGCTGCTCGGTTCGGATTTTCCCTTCGATATGGGAACCGACGACCCCGTCGCCGCAGTTCGCGCCGCAGGCCTGCCCGAAGAGGTCGTCCGGGCCGTACTGTCCGGCAACGCCGCGGCACTGCTCCCCGACATCGCCGACCGGCAGGACCTGCTCACGTAG